One segment of Herbaspirillum hiltneri N3 DNA contains the following:
- a CDS encoding ABC transporter ATP-binding protein has product MASIVCDKLAKNYEGNPVVHDFSMEIADAEFIVLLGPSGCGKSTILRMMAGLEDISDGALHIGARQVNDLPPRERDIAMVFQNYALYPHMTVYDNMAFGLRRLKTPESEIKIRVEQVAQMLSLEPLLQRKPKQISGGQQQRVAIGRAMIKTPSVFLFDEPLSNLDAKLRAQLRGDIKRLHRQLATTSVYVTHDQLEAMTLADRIVLLKAGRIEQIGTPAQIYNHPVSKFAAGFIGTPAMNFIDCVASQENGMTVLDSGAAKWRLPQSLFAIAHGQPVVLGIRPNHMSIMGVDDESIEVQGRVDLVELLGAESLVSLLHASHEISALVPANRCPQTGTQVCFNVSINNLHVFDAESGRSLVLRH; this is encoded by the coding sequence ATGGCCAGCATTGTTTGTGACAAGCTAGCAAAAAATTACGAAGGCAATCCGGTTGTCCATGATTTCAGCATGGAGATTGCCGATGCTGAATTCATCGTCTTGCTCGGCCCCTCCGGCTGCGGCAAGTCAACCATTTTGCGCATGATGGCCGGACTGGAAGATATCAGCGACGGCGCGTTGCACATCGGAGCGCGGCAGGTGAACGATCTGCCGCCGCGCGAGCGCGATATCGCCATGGTATTCCAGAACTACGCCCTGTATCCGCACATGACGGTGTATGACAACATGGCCTTCGGTCTGCGCCGTCTGAAGACGCCTGAGAGCGAAATCAAAATCAGAGTTGAACAAGTGGCGCAGATGCTTAGCCTGGAACCGCTGCTGCAGCGTAAGCCGAAGCAAATATCGGGAGGCCAGCAGCAACGCGTGGCGATCGGTCGCGCCATGATCAAAACGCCTTCGGTGTTCCTGTTCGACGAGCCGCTGTCAAACCTGGACGCCAAGCTGCGCGCTCAGCTGCGCGGTGATATCAAGCGTCTGCATCGCCAGTTGGCGACTACCTCGGTCTACGTCACGCACGACCAGCTGGAGGCCATGACACTGGCTGATCGCATCGTTCTGTTAAAAGCCGGACGCATCGAACAAATCGGCACGCCGGCGCAGATATACAACCATCCGGTATCCAAATTCGCCGCGGGTTTTATCGGCACCCCCGCCATGAACTTCATCGACTGCGTCGCCAGCCAAGAAAACGGGATGACGGTACTCGACAGCGGTGCAGCCAAATGGCGTTTGCCGCAATCCTTGTTTGCAATCGCTCATGGCCAGCCAGTAGTACTGGGAATACGCCCCAACCACATGTCCATCATGGGTGTCGACGACGAGTCCATCGAAGTGCAAGGTCGTGTCGATCTGGTCGAGCTGCTCGGGGCGGAATCCTTGGTCAGTCTGCTGCATGCCAGCCATGAAATCAGTGCGCTGGTGCCGGCCAATCGCTGCCCGCAGACAGGAACGCAAGTATGCTTTAATGTCTCGATCAACAACCTACATGTGTTCGATGCGGAGTCAGGTCGCAGCCTTGTGTTGCGCCATTGA
- a CDS encoding AraC family transcriptional regulator, protein MRPDLELIQKVQYQSFRVWSHGYPHQVARWHYHPEYELHYLRQTHGKMFVGDYIGDFGPGNLVLVGPNIPHNWVSELAPRVSIVERDLVLQFGADFIQDCMALFPEFGQMQNLLDDARLGAQFGEDAEVRADEALSAMLTASDARRVILFLDLLDYLSRAPRVMLASPSYDPGVDQRRNAVINQVLSYILENYTSDLREADLAELTRMSCATFSRFFRKHTGLTFVQYVNHLRLNRACELLMHSELPVTDICYRVGFNNVSHFNHQFLQKKQMSPSKFRACHLTQSNSALSQPAMQ, encoded by the coding sequence GTGCGCCCCGACCTTGAGCTTATCCAGAAAGTGCAGTATCAGTCATTCCGCGTCTGGTCTCACGGCTACCCGCACCAAGTAGCGCGCTGGCACTATCACCCCGAATATGAACTGCATTATTTGCGGCAGACGCACGGCAAGATGTTTGTCGGCGACTACATCGGTGACTTCGGACCAGGCAACCTGGTGCTGGTCGGCCCGAATATTCCGCACAACTGGGTAAGCGAACTGGCGCCCCGCGTGAGCATCGTGGAACGCGACCTGGTCCTGCAATTCGGCGCCGACTTCATACAGGATTGCATGGCCCTGTTCCCTGAATTTGGCCAGATGCAAAACCTGCTCGATGATGCGCGTCTCGGCGCGCAGTTCGGAGAAGACGCAGAAGTACGCGCAGATGAAGCCCTGTCTGCCATGCTCACCGCCAGCGATGCGCGACGCGTGATCCTGTTCCTCGATCTGCTGGACTACTTGTCGCGTGCGCCGCGCGTAATGCTGGCCAGCCCCAGCTACGATCCGGGTGTCGACCAGCGTCGCAACGCCGTCATCAATCAGGTGCTCTCCTACATCCTGGAAAACTACACGTCCGATCTGCGAGAAGCCGATCTGGCCGAGCTGACGCGGATGAGCTGCGCAACCTTCTCGCGCTTCTTCCGCAAGCATACTGGCCTGACCTTCGTCCAGTACGTCAATCATCTGCGTCTGAATCGCGCCTGCGAACTATTGATGCACAGCGAGCTACCGGTGACCGACATCTGCTACCGGGTAGGCTTCAACAACGTCTCGCATTTCAATCACCAGTTCCTGCAAAAGAAACAGATGTCGCCCTCCAAGTTTCGAGCCTGTCATCTGACCCAAAGCAACAGCGCTCTAAGCCAGCCCGCGATGCAGTAA
- the xylB gene encoding xylulokinase → MYLGIDLGTSEIKAMLVDGDNKPIVSSAVQQIISRPYPLWSEQSPENWWQATCEALEQLRRSAPAAFAEVRAIGISGQMHGAVLLDGRHRVLRPAILWNDTRSFAECIELEALVPESREITGNLAMPGFTAPKLLWLQKHEPTVFRSISKVLLPKDYLVYRLTGELVSDMSDAAGTLWLDVARRDWSERMLTATGLTREQMPALIEGCEVAGNLKEDLVRQWGLSGTVVVAGGAGDNAASAVGVGAVSPNSALVSLGSSGVIFVSTDHFSPNPAQAVHAFCHALPDRWCQMSVTLAAATSLSWATRLTGHGSEAAFAKLAEDVVMETAPVFLPYLNGERTPHNNAQATGMFVGLTSNTDAAAIAYSVMEGVAFSLADGYAALTAAGTRIEQAVFVGGGARSRFWGTLVASACGFTLQRPRGGDLGGAFGAARLARMAATGEAAEAVCSRVPDEDLIKPSAMLAARLKPRHERYQRLYRTINEKALF, encoded by the coding sequence ATGTATTTAGGTATCGACCTCGGCACTTCCGAGATTAAAGCGATGTTGGTCGACGGCGACAATAAGCCGATCGTCAGCAGTGCCGTCCAACAGATCATCAGCAGACCCTATCCGCTGTGGTCGGAACAGAGCCCGGAAAACTGGTGGCAAGCGACCTGCGAAGCATTGGAGCAATTGCGCAGATCTGCACCGGCCGCGTTTGCAGAGGTGCGTGCAATCGGCATTTCAGGTCAGATGCACGGCGCCGTGCTGCTCGACGGACGCCATCGCGTACTGCGACCAGCCATACTCTGGAACGATACTCGTTCTTTCGCCGAATGCATCGAACTGGAAGCCTTGGTGCCGGAATCGCGCGAGATTACCGGCAATCTGGCAATGCCCGGCTTCACTGCACCCAAGCTGCTGTGGCTGCAAAAGCACGAACCAACCGTATTTCGCAGCATTTCAAAAGTACTGTTGCCAAAGGATTACCTTGTCTACCGCCTCACTGGCGAACTGGTGTCTGACATGTCGGATGCGGCAGGTACGTTGTGGCTGGATGTCGCCCGCCGTGACTGGTCTGAACGCATGTTGACAGCTACCGGCCTGACGCGCGAACAGATGCCCGCCCTGATTGAAGGTTGCGAGGTCGCAGGCAACCTGAAAGAAGATCTTGTCCGCCAATGGGGTCTCAGCGGGACGGTCGTGGTGGCCGGCGGCGCAGGCGACAACGCGGCCTCGGCAGTGGGCGTCGGAGCGGTCAGTCCCAACAGCGCGCTGGTGTCGCTTGGCAGTTCCGGGGTGATATTCGTGTCCACTGATCATTTTTCACCGAATCCGGCGCAGGCAGTGCATGCCTTCTGCCACGCACTGCCGGATCGATGGTGTCAGATGAGCGTGACGTTGGCGGCAGCCACCAGTCTGTCTTGGGCCACCCGCCTCACCGGACATGGCAGCGAAGCAGCGTTTGCTAAACTGGCCGAAGACGTCGTAATGGAAACAGCGCCAGTATTCCTGCCCTACCTGAACGGCGAGCGCACACCGCATAACAATGCGCAAGCCACAGGCATGTTCGTCGGACTCACCTCAAATACCGATGCTGCGGCGATTGCCTATAGCGTGATGGAGGGGGTGGCGTTCTCGCTGGCCGACGGCTACGCAGCATTGACGGCGGCAGGCACCCGCATCGAGCAGGCAGTATTCGTCGGCGGCGGCGCCCGCAGCCGTTTTTGGGGGACGCTGGTGGCATCTGCTTGCGGCTTTACTTTACAGCGACCGAGGGGCGGCGACCTCGGCGGCGCCTTTGGCGCAGCCCGGCTGGCACGAATGGCTGCCACCGGCGAAGCTGCCGAAGCGGTATGCAGCCGCGTGCCCGACGAAGACCTGATCAAGCCATCAGCCATGCTGGCCGCAAGGCTCAAGCCGCGTCACGAGCGTTATCAGCGCTTGTATCGAACGATTAACGAGAAGGCATTGTTCTGA
- the fghA gene encoding S-formylglutathione hydrolase — protein MAPELLSGHACFGGVQGFYKHDSQEIGLPMRFSVFTPPQAKQGPVPVLFYLAGLTCTEETFMIKGGAQRVAAELGIMLVTPDTSPRGANIPGESDSWDFGAGAGFYLDATQAPWSKHYRMESYVVQELRALIVKEFAADAARIGVFGHSMGGHGALTLALRHPAVYRSVSAFAPIAAPSQCPWGEKAFGNYLGGDRAGWLEHDASALMRKTATPFPQGILIDQGLADKFLAEQLLPQEFEAACAEAKQPLELRRHDDYDHGYYFISTFMEDHLRFHHRILSA, from the coding sequence GTGGCGCCGGAACTGTTGAGTGGGCACGCCTGTTTCGGCGGCGTGCAGGGTTTTTACAAGCACGACTCGCAGGAGATCGGCCTGCCGATGCGTTTCTCGGTGTTCACGCCGCCGCAGGCGAAGCAAGGCCCGGTGCCGGTGCTGTTTTACCTGGCCGGGCTGACTTGTACCGAAGAGACCTTCATGATCAAGGGCGGCGCCCAGCGTGTCGCCGCCGAACTCGGCATCATGCTGGTGACGCCGGACACCAGTCCGCGCGGCGCGAATATCCCCGGCGAAAGCGACTCCTGGGACTTCGGCGCGGGCGCCGGCTTTTACCTCGATGCGACGCAAGCGCCGTGGAGCAAGCACTACCGCATGGAGTCGTACGTGGTGCAGGAGCTGCGCGCATTGATCGTGAAAGAGTTCGCTGCGGATGCGGCCCGGATCGGCGTATTCGGCCATTCGATGGGCGGTCATGGCGCGTTGACGCTGGCGCTGCGCCATCCGGCCGTCTACCGTTCGGTGTCGGCGTTCGCGCCGATCGCTGCGCCGTCGCAATGCCCCTGGGGCGAAAAGGCGTTCGGCAACTATCTCGGCGGTGATCGTGCGGGCTGGCTGGAGCATGACGCCAGCGCGCTCATGCGCAAGACCGCGACGCCATTCCCGCAAGGCATCCTGATCGACCAGGGGCTAGCTGACAAATTCCTCGCGGAGCAATTGTTGCCGCAGGAATTTGAAGCCGCCTGCGCCGAAGCGAAACAGCCGCTGGAATTGCGCCGGCATGACGACTACGACCACGGCTACTACTTCATCTCGACGTTCATGGAAGATCACTTGCGATTTCACCATCGCATCCTGTCGGCCTGA
- a CDS encoding S-(hydroxymethyl)glutathione dehydrogenase/class III alcohol dehydrogenase, whose product MKTKAAVAWQAGKPLTIEEVELGGPKAGEVLVEIKATGICHTDYYTLSGADPEGIFPAILGHEGAGVVVDVGPGVKSLKKDDHVIPLYTPECRECKFCLSQKTNLCQAIRSTQGRGLMPDATSRFSLDGKPLFHYMGTSTFSNYIVVPEIALAKIREDAPFDKVCYIGCGVTTGVGAVLFTAKVEAGANVVVFGLGGIGLNVIQAARMVGANKIIGVDLNPGREAMARKFGMTDFINPKDVSNVVDAIIGLTDGGADYSFECIGNTTTMRQSLECCHKGWGQSIIIGVAAAGQEISTRPFQLVTGRVWKGSAFGGARGRTDVPKIVDWYMEGKLNIDDLITHKLPLERINEGFDLMKSGESIRSVVEF is encoded by the coding sequence ATGAAGACCAAAGCAGCAGTCGCCTGGCAGGCCGGCAAACCATTGACCATTGAGGAAGTCGAACTGGGTGGCCCCAAGGCCGGTGAAGTGCTGGTCGAGATCAAGGCCACCGGCATCTGCCATACCGATTACTACACGCTCTCGGGCGCCGATCCGGAAGGTATCTTCCCGGCCATCCTCGGCCATGAAGGCGCGGGCGTGGTGGTCGATGTCGGTCCCGGCGTCAAGAGCCTGAAGAAGGATGACCACGTCATCCCGCTGTACACGCCGGAATGCCGCGAGTGCAAATTCTGCCTCTCGCAAAAGACCAACCTGTGCCAGGCGATTCGCTCGACCCAGGGTCGAGGTCTGATGCCGGACGCGACCAGCCGCTTCTCGCTCGACGGCAAGCCCTTGTTCCACTACATGGGCACATCGACGTTTTCCAACTACATCGTGGTGCCGGAAATCGCCCTGGCAAAGATTCGTGAAGATGCGCCGTTCGACAAGGTCTGCTACATCGGCTGCGGCGTGACCACCGGTGTCGGCGCAGTGCTGTTCACCGCCAAGGTGGAGGCGGGCGCCAACGTGGTCGTCTTCGGCCTCGGCGGTATCGGCCTGAACGTGATCCAGGCGGCCAGAATGGTCGGCGCCAACAAGATCATCGGTGTCGACCTGAACCCTGGTCGTGAAGCCATGGCGCGCAAGTTCGGCATGACCGACTTCATCAATCCCAAGGACGTTTCCAACGTCGTCGACGCCATCATCGGCCTGACCGACGGCGGCGCCGACTACAGTTTCGAGTGCATCGGCAACACCACCACCATGCGCCAGTCGCTGGAGTGCTGTCACAAGGGCTGGGGCCAGTCGATCATCATTGGCGTGGCCGCAGCCGGCCAGGAAATCAGCACCCGTCCGTTCCAATTGGTCACCGGCCGGGTCTGGAAGGGCTCGGCGTTCGGCGGCGCACGCGGTCGCACCGACGTGCCGAAGATCGTCGACTGGTACATGGAGGGCAAGCTCAATATCGACGACCTGATCACCCACAAGCTGCCATTGGAACGCATCAACGAAGGCTTCGACCTGATGAAGAGCGGCGAATCCATCCGCTCCGTCGTCGAGTTCTGA
- a CDS encoding EAL domain-containing protein, with amino-acid sequence MGKGIKSLGRATSTLRTLLFFVVFVIAVISAQTWWEVEQDRQLTIASEKSSSMVAVRSVEEHAERILADIDHMLTSASVAIQTADQHILDDDVGLYQLLSNEKQALAPVQSLRFVDMTGVSRASSMRVGATEIELNDLQLREVDANPALPHYFIGTLAKSRSNQELVLPIARNLYMRGQHVGMIVAELRVSYFFDFYKRITNYQAIVSLRKDDGSLMIRSPFEQAWLDRSLRDAKSMIHIRNGPAEGAFEEYSALTGEYLLFTYKRIPGSGMVAVYARRMDDVLSPWKSRTLNRILLSIGISGFIVLALIAFLIYYNYKQKRDDVLTESEHRYRKLYEEGSDPIVLLSPDMLYIDCNAAAVKFFGVADKQRIIGKKVGLFSRQSALQLQQPDIAKLIEKAIDGEPQQFEWVTIRRHKIIYTDVTINRTELDKGFAIFAILRDISARKRAELLQATQNRILHLVMTDADLEDILKEIVLFADSQIPQSICSILMLNDDNTHFSAIISARLSDRARHGYMTMPIAHGNGASSEAVITRMPYVVSDIQSDPVMNNARQYINLEEFPSCGSWPIMGREGQVLGVFSAMLKEHGIPSSEYLHLTGVAADLASVAIESRKAEERIRHLAHYDELTGLPNRFLCTQHISNAIAHAEHRGGQVAVFLMDLDRFKNINDTFGHETGEALLSEIALRFRHCLRELDILARVGGDEFIVLVDDYDDPLQLGEIAQKLLSVARKPFDISGHECQLSTSIGIATYPTDGANAQTLIKNADIAMYRAKHNGKDDYRFYSDEVNTHTVERIALETELRRAIERREFVVHYQPKVELTSSRIVGAEALVRWQHPVRGLLPPAEFIGLAEEAGLIDQIGLLVLDSACADIAKLNRLGLPFGRIAINLAGSQFNDDNLLADIQRVVQARGVSSASLEFEITESMVMHNREQAIAIMDGIRALGFTISIDDFGTGYSSLAYLKRFPVDNVKIDRSFITDIPHDANGSAIVQAIIAMAHALKLKVVTEGVETEVQLQALQVFGSDEYQGYFFSRPIPHEKFVEMLQRHHPG; translated from the coding sequence ATGGGAAAAGGGATAAAGTCGCTAGGAAGGGCAACCAGTACATTACGGACCTTGCTTTTTTTTGTGGTGTTCGTCATCGCCGTCATCAGTGCTCAGACATGGTGGGAAGTCGAGCAGGACCGGCAGTTGACGATCGCTTCCGAAAAAAGCAGCTCCATGGTGGCCGTACGCAGTGTCGAAGAACACGCGGAACGGATACTGGCCGATATCGACCACATGCTGACGTCGGCGTCAGTCGCCATCCAGACTGCGGACCAGCACATTCTTGACGACGACGTCGGCCTCTATCAACTGCTCTCCAATGAAAAGCAGGCGCTGGCTCCGGTGCAATCGCTGCGTTTCGTCGACATGACCGGCGTCAGCCGCGCCAGTTCGATGCGCGTAGGTGCGACCGAGATCGAACTCAACGATCTGCAACTGCGCGAGGTCGACGCCAATCCGGCGTTGCCGCACTATTTCATCGGCACGCTGGCCAAGAGCCGCTCCAACCAGGAACTGGTCCTGCCCATCGCCCGCAATCTTTACATGCGCGGACAACACGTCGGCATGATCGTGGCCGAACTGCGGGTGTCCTATTTCTTCGACTTCTATAAACGCATCACCAATTACCAGGCCATCGTGTCGCTGCGCAAGGATGACGGCTCGCTGATGATCCGTTCGCCGTTCGAGCAGGCCTGGCTGGACAGAAGCCTGCGCGACGCCAAGAGCATGATCCACATCCGCAACGGTCCGGCCGAAGGCGCCTTCGAGGAATATTCGGCGCTGACCGGCGAGTACCTGCTGTTTACCTACAAGAGGATTCCCGGTTCGGGCATGGTAGCGGTCTACGCCCGCCGCATGGACGACGTGCTGTCGCCATGGAAGAGCCGCACCCTCAACCGTATCCTGCTGTCGATCGGCATCAGCGGCTTCATCGTGCTGGCCCTGATCGCCTTCCTGATCTACTACAACTACAAGCAAAAACGTGACGACGTACTGACCGAGAGCGAACACCGCTATCGCAAGCTGTACGAAGAAGGTAGCGATCCCATCGTCCTGCTCAGTCCCGACATGCTGTACATCGACTGCAATGCGGCCGCCGTGAAGTTCTTCGGCGTCGCCGACAAGCAGCGCATCATCGGCAAGAAGGTCGGCCTGTTCTCGCGCCAGAGCGCCCTGCAGCTGCAACAGCCGGACATCGCCAAGCTGATCGAAAAGGCCATCGACGGCGAGCCGCAGCAGTTCGAATGGGTCACCATCCGCCGCCACAAGATCATCTACACCGACGTCACCATCAACCGCACCGAGCTGGACAAGGGCTTTGCGATTTTCGCGATCCTGCGCGACATCAGCGCCCGCAAGCGCGCGGAGCTGCTGCAGGCGACCCAGAACCGCATCCTGCATCTGGTCATGACGGATGCCGACCTGGAAGATATCCTGAAGGAAATCGTGCTCTTCGCCGATTCACAGATCCCGCAAAGCATCTGTTCCATCCTGATGCTCAACGATGACAACACGCACTTCTCGGCGATCATCTCCGCGCGCCTGTCCGACCGCGCGCGGCACGGCTACATGACCATGCCGATCGCGCACGGCAACGGCGCCAGCAGCGAAGCCGTGATCACGCGCATGCCCTACGTCGTCAGCGACATCCAGAGCGACCCGGTGATGAACAACGCGCGCCAGTACATCAATCTGGAAGAATTCCCTTCCTGCGGCTCCTGGCCGATCATGGGCCGGGAAGGCCAGGTCCTCGGCGTGTTCTCCGCCATGCTCAAGGAGCACGGCATCCCCAGCAGCGAATACCTGCACCTCACCGGCGTTGCGGCCGATCTGGCCAGCGTCGCCATCGAAAGCCGCAAGGCCGAAGAACGCATCCGCCATCTCGCTCACTACGACGAACTTACCGGCCTGCCGAACCGCTTCCTGTGCACGCAGCACATCAGCAACGCCATCGCCCACGCCGAACACCGTGGCGGCCAGGTGGCCGTGTTCCTGATGGATCTGGATCGCTTCAAGAACATCAACGACACCTTCGGCCATGAAACCGGCGAGGCGCTGCTCAGCGAAATCGCGCTGCGCTTCCGACACTGCCTGCGCGAGCTGGACATCCTGGCGCGCGTCGGCGGCGATGAGTTCATCGTCCTCGTCGACGACTACGACGATCCGCTGCAGCTCGGCGAGATCGCCCAGAAACTGCTGTCGGTCGCGCGCAAGCCTTTCGACATCAGCGGTCACGAATGCCAGCTCAGCACCAGCATCGGCATCGCCACCTATCCGACCGACGGCGCCAACGCCCAGACGCTGATCAAGAACGCCGACATCGCCATGTACCGCGCCAAGCACAACGGCAAGGACGACTACCGCTTCTACTCGGACGAAGTCAACACCCATACCGTCGAACGCATCGCGCTCGAAACCGAGCTGCGCCGCGCGATCGAACGCCGCGAATTCGTGGTGCATTACCAGCCCAAGGTCGAGCTCACCAGCTCGCGCATCGTCGGCGCCGAAGCACTGGTGCGCTGGCAGCATCCGGTGCGCGGCCTGCTGCCTCCGGCCGAATTCATCGGGCTGGCGGAAGAAGCCGGGCTGATCGACCAGATCGGCTTGCTGGTGCTCGACAGCGCCTGCGCCGACATCGCCAAACTCAACCGGCTCGGCCTGCCGTTCGGACGCATCGCCATCAACCTGGCCGGCAGCCAGTTCAACGACGACAACCTGCTGGCCGACATCCAGCGCGTCGTGCAGGCGCGCGGCGTGTCCTCCGCCAGCCTGGAATTCGAGATCACCGAGAGCATGGTGATGCACAACCGGGAACAGGCCATCGCCATCATGGACGGCATCCGCGCGCTCGGCTTCACGATCTCGATCGACGACTTCGGCACCGGTTATTCGTCGCTGGCTTACCTCAAGCGCTTCCCGGTCGACAACGTCAAGATCGACCGCTCCTTCATCACCGACATCCCGCACGACGCCAACGGCAGCGCCATCGTCCAGGCCATCATCGCGATGGCGCACGCGCTCAAACTCAAAGTCGTCACCGAGGGGGTGGAAACCGAAGTGCAGTTGCAAGCCTTGCAAGTATTCGGCTCCGACGAATACCAGGGCTACTTCTTCAGCCGCCCCATCCCGCATGAGAAATTCGTGGAGATGCTGCAGCGGCACCATCCCGGCTGA
- a CDS encoding ABC transporter substrate-binding protein, with amino-acid sequence MALSFKKKLLSLAFTGLAAAAVLPLTAQSSLAAELKLGLFADVSTLDPHFNNIAPNISLSSHLFDALVNVDATGKLIPGLAVSWKAIDPTTWEFKLRRGVKFHDGSDFTAEDVVFSLDRPATLTNSPGPFTSYTKQIVGKEIVDPYTVRLKTATPYGPLALDVSTIFIVSKKAAQNATTEDFNSGKALIGTGPFKFGNFERGDSIELVRNDSYWGGKADWDKVTFRILTSDGARLAALLAGEVDAIDSVPPADVPKLKTNPKFSLVQRTSWRTIFWTLDQSRDKTPDITDKSGKPLDKNPLKDIRVRQAISKAINRQALTERTLEGLGTPASNIVAPGILGYADKLKVEKYDPEGAKKLLAEAGYPNGFALTLHGPNNRYINDERVVQTVAQFLSRVGIQTKVETFPLSVYFGKARNGDFSVALLGWGTLAGDFGLRTLVGTTDAATGWGSWNWGKYSNPQVDKLVQSSLSSVDEKQRQDFAQQAATVALNDYAVIPLHHQYATWAVRKGLKYTPRIDEFTFAHQFHPQ; translated from the coding sequence ATGGCATTGTCCTTCAAGAAAAAATTGCTCAGCCTGGCGTTCACCGGCCTCGCCGCCGCAGCCGTGCTGCCGCTGACAGCACAATCATCGCTGGCCGCCGAACTCAAGCTCGGCCTGTTCGCCGACGTGTCCACGCTGGACCCGCATTTCAACAACATCGCCCCGAACATCTCGCTGTCGTCGCACCTGTTCGACGCGCTGGTCAACGTCGATGCAACCGGCAAACTGATCCCGGGCCTGGCGGTATCGTGGAAAGCCATCGATCCGACCACTTGGGAATTCAAGCTGCGCCGCGGCGTCAAGTTCCATGACGGTTCCGATTTCACCGCCGAAGACGTGGTGTTCTCGCTCGACCGCCCTGCCACGCTGACCAACAGCCCGGGCCCGTTCACCAGCTACACCAAGCAGATCGTCGGCAAGGAAATCGTCGATCCCTATACCGTGCGCCTGAAGACCGCGACGCCTTATGGTCCGCTCGCGCTGGACGTCAGCACCATCTTCATCGTCTCCAAAAAGGCCGCGCAAAACGCCACCACCGAAGACTTCAACAGCGGCAAGGCGCTGATCGGCACCGGTCCGTTCAAGTTCGGCAACTTCGAGCGCGGCGACAGCATCGAGCTGGTCCGCAATGACAGCTACTGGGGCGGCAAGGCCGACTGGGACAAGGTCACTTTCCGCATCCTGACTTCGGACGGCGCCCGCCTGGCGGCATTGCTGGCCGGTGAAGTCGACGCCATCGACAGCGTGCCGCCGGCCGACGTGCCGAAGCTGAAGACCAATCCGAAATTCAGCCTGGTGCAGCGCACCTCGTGGCGCACGATTTTCTGGACGCTGGACCAGTCGCGCGACAAGACGCCTGACATCACCGACAAGTCCGGCAAGCCGCTGGACAAGAATCCGCTGAAGGACATCCGTGTCCGCCAGGCGATCTCCAAGGCCATCAATCGTCAGGCCCTGACCGAACGCACGCTGGAAGGCCTCGGCACGCCGGCTTCCAATATCGTCGCGCCGGGCATCCTCGGTTATGCCGACAAGCTCAAGGTCGAGAAATACGATCCTGAAGGCGCCAAGAAACTGCTGGCCGAAGCCGGCTATCCGAACGGTTTCGCGCTGACGCTGCATGGTCCGAACAACCGCTACATCAATGACGAGCGCGTGGTGCAGACCGTGGCGCAGTTCCTCAGCCGCGTCGGCATCCAGACCAAGGTGGAGACTTTCCCGCTGTCGGTCTATTTCGGCAAGGCGCGTAATGGCGACTTCAGCGTTGCCCTGCTGGGCTGGGGCACGCTGGCCGGCGACTTCGGCCTGCGCACGCTGGTCGGCACCACCGACGCCGCCACCGGCTGGGGCTCGTGGAATTGGGGCAAGTACAGCAATCCGCAAGTGGACAAGCTGGTGCAGTCCTCGCTCAGTTCTGTCGATGAAAAGCAGCGCCAGGATTTCGCACAGCAAGCCGCCACCGTGGCGCTGAACGACTACGCCGTGATCCCGCTGCATCACCAGTATGCAACGTGGGCCGTGCGCAAGGGCCTGAAGTACACCCCGCGCATCGACGAATTCACCTTCGCGCATCAGTTCCATCCGCAGTAA
- a CDS encoding DUF7482 domain-containing protein, which yields MTRHFLHLLPAFVAACCGLSPAHAQATGDIVELPLVSGWYDGKVVRYVTTDVSDKKAAAEMGANYVPRLANALRQLQPGQPGAVERIYSFVNFKQGGVLPSLPSPIGAANANLNYSPLWQVHKVTWLAGKQPRILKSEEEVLSAEEAGQVSIEKTSLVVNCPVVFSEADGPLPHVKIHLANQDPEP from the coding sequence ATGACCAGACATTTCCTGCATCTGCTTCCCGCTTTCGTTGCCGCCTGTTGCGGCCTCTCGCCGGCGCACGCCCAAGCCACCGGCGACATCGTCGAACTGCCGCTGGTCTCCGGCTGGTACGACGGCAAGGTGGTGCGCTACGTAACCACCGACGTCTCCGACAAGAAGGCCGCGGCAGAGATGGGCGCCAACTACGTGCCGCGCCTGGCCAACGCCCTCAGGCAACTCCAGCCCGGCCAACCGGGTGCGGTCGAGCGCATCTATTCATTCGTGAATTTCAAGCAAGGCGGCGTGCTGCCGTCGCTGCCCTCACCCATCGGCGCGGCCAACGCCAACCTCAACTATTCGCCGCTATGGCAGGTGCACAAGGTCACCTGGCTGGCAGGAAAGCAGCCGCGCATATTGAAGTCGGAAGAAGAAGTCCTGAGCGCGGAAGAAGCCGGCCAGGTGAGCATAGAAAAGACCAGCCTGGTGGTCAATTGCCCGGTGGTGTTTTCAGAGGCGGACGGGCCGCTGCCGCACGTGAAGATCCATCTCGCCAACCAGGATCCCGAGCCCTGA